One genomic segment of Streptomyces sp. NBC_00239 includes these proteins:
- a CDS encoding response regulator transcription factor, with translation MIRILVVDDQQLVRMGLRMLFEQAPDIEILGEADNGAEAVRLAEHLTPDVVLMDLRMPGTDGITATRRILAARPATRVVALTTFDDDDHVYPVLAAGACGFLVKDTPPAELLEAVRRAAAGEATFSRDVLGRLVAQALHTRSSSDTPTDILVPAVTPREREVLGLLGVGLSNKEIADRLHLGVTTVKTHVASLMAKTGRDNRIRLAVLAVLSGITPD, from the coding sequence GTGATCCGCATCCTCGTCGTCGACGACCAGCAACTGGTGCGCATGGGACTTCGCATGCTCTTCGAGCAGGCGCCGGACATCGAGATCCTGGGCGAGGCCGACAACGGCGCGGAGGCGGTGCGCCTGGCCGAACACCTCACTCCCGACGTCGTCCTCATGGACCTGAGAATGCCCGGCACGGACGGCATCACCGCCACCCGCCGCATCCTGGCCGCGCGTCCTGCCACCCGGGTCGTCGCCCTCACCACGTTCGACGACGACGACCACGTGTATCCGGTGCTCGCGGCCGGAGCCTGCGGTTTCCTCGTCAAGGACACGCCACCGGCCGAACTCCTGGAGGCCGTGCGCCGCGCCGCCGCCGGAGAAGCGACCTTCAGCCGGGACGTCCTCGGCCGCCTCGTCGCCCAGGCCCTCCACACCCGTTCCTCCTCCGACACGCCCACGGACATCCTGGTGCCGGCCGTCACACCGCGCGAGCGGGAGGTACTCGGACTGCTCGGCGTGGGCCTGTCCAACAAGGAGATCGCCGACCGACTGCACCTCGGGGTCACCACGGTGAAGACACACGTGGCCAGCCTGATGGCGAAGACGGGCCGGGACAACCGCATCCGTCTCGCCGTTCTCGCCGTCCTGTCCGGCATCACACCGGACTGA
- a CDS encoding DUF1772 domain-containing protein has translation MLVRLVKGLALLSTGALAGAFGYGAANLVPTFDAVPLEMRLSFHARLMEMNGITMQGAMGLSALSAATLAAMTRGTARWLAGGAGLLVLASFLITRFGNVPINGRIKEWAVTTAPVDHAEILDRWEAFNQARTGTAFAAFAILILLALRQPGAEADRGRTAAR, from the coding sequence ATGCTCGTCCGACTCGTCAAGGGTCTTGCCCTGCTGTCCACCGGTGCCCTCGCGGGCGCGTTCGGCTACGGCGCGGCCAACCTCGTCCCCACGTTCGACGCCGTGCCGCTGGAGATGAGGCTGTCCTTCCATGCCCGGCTGATGGAGATGAACGGCATCACCATGCAGGGCGCCATGGGGCTGTCCGCACTCAGCGCCGCAACGCTCGCCGCCATGACCCGCGGTACTGCGCGGTGGCTGGCCGGCGGGGCGGGGCTGTTGGTACTGGCGTCCTTCCTGATAACCCGGTTCGGCAACGTGCCCATCAACGGCCGGATCAAGGAGTGGGCCGTCACCACGGCGCCCGTCGATCACGCCGAGATCCTGGATCGCTGGGAGGCTTTCAACCAGGCCCGCACCGGCACCGCGTTCGCCGCCTTCGCGATCCTGATCCTTCTCGCCCTGCGTCAACCCGGCGCCGAGGCCGATCGGGGGAGAACGGCGGCCCGATGA
- a CDS encoding nSTAND1 domain-containing NTPase produces MDPEAGAVQELAWQLRQLRQRAGNPGYRALARRVHFSASTLADAARGERLASLEVVLAYAEACGGDADEWRARWSAAAKARAAAGSRQPLRSGTDGADGAAQPEDCPYQGLASFQPEEAARYFGRSELVGRLVARVEQLSFVALFGASGSGKSSLLRAGLLGSIAADPQAAGRWRILLMTPTSHPVRELADQVAKVCGADVQRTFDDLSRDAAALDLAVRGALAAEPPECRALLVVDQFEELFTLCADGGERARFIGLLLDAARGPGRRTTVVLGVRADFLAHLTEHPGLAEALEDQAQLVVGPVPATGLREIVVGPAARAGLRVEPELLVTVLADAAGEPGSLPLVSHALLETWERRSSNSLTLAGYQASGGVRGAIAQTAERVHDRLGPEEQRTARKIFLRLTALGDGTEDTRRPIARTELDGVADPAVVAGVLDRLAAARLVVLGDGTVEVAHEALIRAWPRLHRWLTDDRAGLLVHRGLTEAAHAWQSSDREGGALYRGGRLAAARSWAQEHPGHLNELEEAFLAAGSAAERAEQDGARRRARLLKGLVVGMALLLTLALVSGFVAMNQRSDARRRQQAAFADQLSLQARSLLATDPAMSGRLAVEAYRLHPDTETAGGLLSAAAAPRPAVLNAGGPAVYSLAFSPDRSVLASASVDGTVSLWDPSRRVLVATLGGHAGRVTAVAFSGDGTRLASLAVGETNGTVTVWDTRTRRQVRRLTIERASMAMAFSSDGTRVAVGTDSGAIALYDLARPSGEPSATLRGHRHAVLSLAFSSDRRYLASAASQEGALVWDTTTGAGSALRGAEHVDAVAFEPSGHRLAAAADDRGVYLWADGDLTAPATPLDLQGSFGWVISAPVSGKIAVADESGTVTLRDLRGVEPPQSFRDRGRVSTMAVALSRDGSLLASAGWDGGIVLHDLRNRPFGGFDARVSDVEVSPDGRTIASAGSDGLVRLWDRAGKPTGVLGGHAGGVEAVAFSPDGRLLAAVSRSRTLTIWDTARRRLVGRPVRIPAVGASTDVAFAPGGRHLAAATLGPHLWEVSRPWTPAPVPLKKARLATALAFSPDGRRLLTTSVGGFVNVIDLAAGTQTDRFDTRQGVVQDLALSPDARILATAGDRRTIALWDMATHSRLAVLDGHSAPVQVLAFSRDGRTLASAGDDHTVVVWDVGTGRRLATLTGHTGTVRGLSFTADGDLVSGGQDGRIIRWSLDTATAAARVCAAAGRGLSRDEWAAYLPSLPYRPACDGGTTTR; encoded by the coding sequence GTGGATCCGGAGGCTGGCGCGGTCCAGGAATTGGCCTGGCAGTTACGGCAGTTGCGGCAGCGGGCAGGGAATCCGGGATATCGGGCGCTGGCCAGGCGGGTGCACTTCTCGGCGAGCACGCTCGCGGATGCCGCCAGGGGCGAGCGGCTCGCCTCGCTGGAGGTGGTCCTGGCCTACGCCGAAGCATGCGGCGGTGACGCCGACGAGTGGCGCGCCCGGTGGTCGGCGGCTGCCAAGGCCCGTGCGGCGGCCGGCTCCCGGCAGCCCCTACGGAGCGGCACGGACGGCGCGGACGGCGCGGCACAGCCGGAGGACTGCCCGTATCAGGGGCTGGCGTCCTTCCAGCCCGAGGAGGCGGCGCGGTACTTCGGCCGCTCGGAGCTCGTCGGGCGCCTCGTGGCCAGGGTCGAACAGCTTTCGTTCGTCGCACTGTTCGGGGCGTCGGGCAGCGGGAAGTCCTCGCTGCTGCGGGCCGGGCTGCTCGGTTCGATCGCCGCGGACCCCCAAGCGGCGGGACGCTGGCGGATCCTGCTGATGACGCCGACCTCGCATCCGGTCAGGGAACTCGCCGACCAGGTGGCGAAGGTGTGCGGCGCGGACGTACAGCGGACGTTCGACGACCTGTCACGGGATGCGGCCGCCCTCGATCTGGCGGTCCGCGGCGCGCTGGCCGCGGAGCCGCCGGAGTGCCGGGCCCTGCTGGTGGTGGACCAGTTCGAGGAACTGTTCACCCTCTGCGCGGACGGCGGCGAGCGCGCCCGGTTCATCGGGCTGCTCCTGGACGCCGCCCGCGGGCCCGGGCGCCGCACCACGGTGGTGCTCGGCGTACGCGCGGACTTCCTGGCCCACCTCACCGAGCATCCGGGCCTGGCCGAGGCGCTGGAAGACCAGGCACAGCTCGTCGTCGGGCCGGTGCCGGCCACCGGGCTGCGGGAGATCGTCGTCGGGCCGGCCGCCCGCGCCGGGCTGCGGGTCGAACCGGAGCTGCTGGTGACCGTGCTCGCCGACGCGGCCGGGGAGCCGGGCTCACTGCCGCTCGTCTCGCACGCCCTGCTGGAGACGTGGGAGCGGCGTTCGTCGAACTCCCTGACGCTGGCGGGATATCAGGCCAGCGGTGGGGTGCGCGGGGCGATCGCGCAGACCGCCGAGCGGGTCCACGATCGGCTCGGCCCGGAGGAGCAGCGGACCGCCCGCAAGATCTTCCTGCGGCTCACCGCGCTCGGGGACGGCACCGAGGACACCCGGCGTCCCATCGCCCGCACCGAACTCGACGGCGTCGCGGACCCCGCGGTGGTCGCCGGTGTGCTGGACCGACTGGCAGCGGCGCGCCTGGTCGTACTGGGCGACGGCACGGTGGAGGTGGCCCACGAGGCGCTGATCCGGGCCTGGCCCCGGCTGCACCGATGGCTCACCGACGACCGGGCCGGTCTGCTCGTGCACCGCGGGCTCACCGAGGCGGCCCACGCCTGGCAGTCGTCGGACCGGGAGGGCGGGGCGCTCTACCGGGGCGGGCGGCTGGCAGCCGCCCGTTCCTGGGCGCAGGAGCACCCCGGGCACCTCAACGAGTTGGAGGAGGCCTTCCTCGCGGCGGGCAGTGCCGCGGAACGGGCCGAACAGGACGGCGCCCGGCGCCGCGCCCGCCTCCTCAAGGGCCTGGTCGTGGGCATGGCCCTGCTCCTGACGCTCGCCCTGGTCAGCGGGTTCGTCGCGATGAACCAACGCAGCGACGCGCGCCGCCGGCAGCAGGCCGCGTTCGCCGATCAGCTCTCGTTGCAGGCCAGGAGCCTCCTCGCCACCGACCCGGCCATGTCCGGACGGCTGGCGGTGGAGGCGTACCGCCTGCATCCGGACACCGAAACCGCCGGCGGACTGCTCAGCGCCGCCGCGGCGCCCCGGCCGGCCGTCCTCAACGCCGGCGGTCCGGCCGTCTACTCACTGGCGTTCAGCCCGGACCGCTCGGTGCTGGCTTCGGCGTCCGTCGACGGAACGGTCAGCCTGTGGGATCCGTCGCGGCGCGTCCTGGTCGCGACCCTCGGCGGGCACGCCGGACGGGTCACGGCCGTGGCCTTCAGCGGGGACGGCACCCGGCTCGCCTCCCTGGCGGTCGGCGAAACGAACGGAACGGTCACCGTCTGGGACACCCGCACCCGCCGCCAGGTGAGACGGCTGACCATCGAACGCGCCTCGATGGCCATGGCGTTCAGCTCCGACGGCACGAGGGTCGCCGTCGGCACCGACAGCGGCGCCATCGCGCTGTACGACCTCGCCCGCCCCTCGGGGGAGCCGTCCGCGACGCTGCGCGGGCATCGGCACGCCGTCCTGTCCCTGGCCTTCAGCTCCGACCGCCGGTACCTCGCCTCTGCGGCATCGCAGGAGGGTGCCCTCGTGTGGGACACCACCACCGGAGCGGGGAGCGCCCTGCGCGGCGCCGAACACGTCGACGCGGTGGCGTTCGAGCCCTCCGGGCACCGGCTGGCCGCCGCGGCCGACGACCGGGGGGTGTACCTGTGGGCCGACGGGGATCTGACCGCGCCCGCCACCCCGCTCGACCTGCAGGGTTCGTTCGGTTGGGTGATCTCCGCTCCCGTCAGCGGCAAGATCGCGGTGGCGGACGAGAGCGGCACCGTCACGCTGCGGGACCTGCGGGGTGTCGAGCCTCCGCAGTCCTTCCGGGACCGGGGTCGTGTCTCGACCATGGCGGTGGCTCTGAGCCGCGACGGGTCGCTGCTCGCGTCCGCCGGCTGGGACGGCGGCATCGTGCTGCACGACCTGCGCAACCGGCCGTTCGGCGGGTTCGACGCACGCGTCAGCGATGTCGAGGTCAGCCCGGACGGGCGGACGATCGCGTCGGCGGGCAGCGACGGGCTGGTCAGGCTGTGGGACCGGGCCGGGAAGCCGACCGGTGTGCTGGGAGGGCATGCCGGCGGCGTCGAGGCCGTCGCCTTCAGCCCGGACGGACGCCTGCTCGCCGCCGTGTCCCGCAGTCGCACGCTGACGATATGGGACACGGCGCGGCGGCGTCTCGTCGGCCGGCCCGTGCGGATTCCCGCGGTCGGCGCCTCGACCGACGTGGCCTTCGCTCCCGGCGGCCGCCACCTCGCCGCGGCCACGCTCGGCCCCCACCTGTGGGAGGTGAGCCGTCCGTGGACGCCCGCTCCGGTGCCTCTGAAGAAGGCGCGCCTGGCCACGGCGCTGGCGTTCAGCCCCGACGGGCGGCGTCTGCTGACCACCAGCGTCGGCGGGTTCGTCAACGTGATCGACCTCGCGGCCGGCACGCAGACGGACCGCTTCGACACCCGTCAGGGAGTGGTGCAGGACCTGGCATTGAGCCCGGACGCCAGGATCCTCGCCACGGCCGGCGACCGCCGCACGATCGCCTTGTGGGACATGGCGACGCACAGCAGGCTCGCGGTGCTCGACGGGCACAGCGCCCCTGTCCAGGTC
- a CDS encoding sensor histidine kinase, which yields MNRPWIERAFDTRCAGIRVLALAGVLIGYLLLLQRPSGARDWGLAAAGLVVCLAAGKWVFGALLAQSALLVVAHALGESAASSVKVLAAVTLFELALQRSGRRPAAGAAALALAVAVNRAGDLPGELLPVLYKMGIVAGLPLLLGSYVRVTRDAALHAREHAQQQELRAGQRLLAARAAERTTIARELHDLVAHHVSSMVLRVGVARHVIAASTTTDPRITDVLDDLHSSAGAALADLRRLVAVLRAPDRSGPDTGSLVAPGALPAALESVVEHSRQTGLTVTACVDPRVTRLDAVRGLAVLRLAQEGLANAAKHGGPGAHAELAVRMADGAVHVTIHDDGAGRTRPPAPGPSGHGLIGMRERVDLLGGRLDAGPAAQGWRLTAELPALAPDMEPQT from the coding sequence GTGAACCGACCTTGGATCGAGCGCGCGTTCGACACGAGATGCGCCGGCATACGGGTCCTGGCGCTTGCCGGCGTACTGATCGGGTACCTCCTGCTGCTGCAACGGCCGTCCGGGGCGCGGGACTGGGGCCTGGCCGCAGCGGGGCTCGTGGTGTGCCTGGCGGCGGGGAAGTGGGTGTTCGGTGCGCTTCTCGCGCAGTCGGCCCTGCTCGTGGTCGCACACGCGCTGGGCGAGAGCGCGGCCTCTTCGGTGAAGGTGCTGGCCGCCGTCACTCTCTTCGAGCTGGCGCTACAGCGGTCCGGTCGCCGCCCCGCCGCCGGAGCGGCCGCACTGGCGCTCGCCGTGGCCGTGAACCGCGCCGGGGATCTGCCCGGCGAACTCCTTCCGGTCCTCTACAAGATGGGCATCGTCGCAGGACTGCCCCTGCTCCTGGGCTCGTACGTACGCGTGACCCGCGACGCGGCACTGCACGCGCGGGAACACGCGCAGCAGCAGGAACTCCGCGCCGGACAACGGCTGCTGGCCGCCCGCGCCGCGGAACGAACCACCATCGCACGCGAGTTGCACGACCTCGTGGCCCACCACGTCTCCTCCATGGTGCTGCGCGTCGGCGTCGCCCGGCACGTCATCGCAGCCTCCACCACCACCGACCCGCGGATCACCGACGTCCTCGACGATCTGCACTCCAGTGCCGGCGCGGCGCTGGCCGATCTGCGGCGCCTGGTGGCCGTACTGCGCGCCCCGGACCGCTCCGGTCCCGACACCGGCTCCCTCGTCGCGCCGGGGGCACTCCCGGCCGCATTGGAGTCGGTGGTGGAACACAGCCGCCAGACCGGCCTGACCGTCACCGCGTGCGTCGATCCCCGTGTCACACGGCTCGACGCGGTGCGTGGCCTCGCGGTCCTCCGCCTGGCCCAGGAGGGCCTGGCCAACGCGGCCAAGCACGGCGGGCCCGGCGCACACGCCGAACTGGCCGTGCGGATGGCCGATGGCGCCGTCCACGTGACGATCCACGACGACGGCGCCGGACGGACCCGGCCACCGGCCCCCGGCCCTTCCGGACACGGCTTGATCGGCATGCGTGAACGCGTGGACCTGCTGGGCGGCCGGCTGGACGCCGGTCCTGCCGCTCAGGGATGGCGACTCACCGCCGAACTGCCCGCCCTCGCACCCGACATGGAGCCCCAGACGTGA
- a CDS encoding carbohydrate binding domain-containing protein, with product MAVAGSVSAGAVTTEGAAAELVANPGFEKGLLGWTCSNGSGATVSSPVRTGSSALKAAPTGQDNAQCTQTVSVQPNSQYTLSAYVQGSYVYLGATGTGITGTTSTWTPNSPSYGRLSVGFTTGPSTTSVTVYLHGWYGQPAYHADDVSLTGPGGTTPPTTAPPTTPPPTTPPPTTAPPTTPPPTTTPPTTQPPTTPPPGETCPTKPRPSGKVLQGYWENWDGAANGVHPGMGWIPITDSRIAAHGYNVINAAFPVILSDGTVLWQDGMDTGVKVATPAEMCRAKAAGATILMSIGGATAGIDLSSSAVADRFVATVVPILKKYNFDGIDIDIETGLSGSGNINTLSASQANLIRIIDGVLAQMPAGFGLTMAPETAYVTGGSVTYGSIWGSYLPIIKKYADNGRLWWLNMQYYNGSMYGCSGDSYQAGTVQGFTAQTTCLNNGLVIQGTTIKVPYDKQVPGLPAQPGAGGGHMTPNLVGQSWNAFGGSLKGLMTWSLNWDGSKGWSFGDNVKSLQAR from the coding sequence ATGGCGGTCGCCGGATCCGTCTCGGCCGGGGCCGTCACCACGGAGGGCGCCGCCGCAGAGCTGGTGGCCAACCCCGGCTTCGAGAAAGGGCTCTTGGGCTGGACCTGCTCCAACGGCTCGGGCGCGACCGTCAGCAGCCCGGTCCGCACCGGCAGCTCCGCGCTCAAGGCCGCGCCGACCGGCCAGGACAACGCCCAGTGCACCCAGACCGTCAGCGTCCAGCCCAACTCCCAGTACACGCTGAGCGCTTACGTCCAGGGCAGCTACGTCTACCTCGGCGCCACCGGCACCGGCATCACCGGCACCACGTCCACCTGGACGCCGAACAGCCCGTCGTACGGCCGGCTCAGCGTCGGCTTCACCACCGGGCCGAGCACCACATCGGTGACCGTCTACCTGCACGGCTGGTACGGCCAGCCCGCCTACCACGCCGACGACGTGTCGCTCACGGGCCCCGGCGGCACCACCCCGCCGACCACCGCGCCGCCGACGACCCCGCCCCCCACGACTCCGCCGCCCACGACTGCGCCCCCGACCACCCCGCCGCCTACCACCACGCCCCCGACCACCCAGCCTCCGACCACTCCGCCGCCGGGCGAGACCTGTCCCACGAAGCCCAGGCCCTCCGGGAAGGTCCTCCAGGGGTACTGGGAGAACTGGGACGGCGCCGCGAACGGCGTCCACCCCGGAATGGGGTGGATCCCCATCACGGACAGCCGGATCGCCGCGCACGGCTACAACGTCATCAACGCCGCCTTCCCGGTGATCCTCTCGGACGGCACCGTCCTGTGGCAGGACGGCATGGACACCGGCGTCAAGGTCGCCACGCCCGCCGAGATGTGCCGGGCCAAGGCGGCCGGAGCGACGATCCTCATGTCGATCGGCGGCGCCACCGCCGGAATCGACCTGAGCTCCAGCGCCGTCGCGGACCGCTTCGTGGCGACCGTCGTCCCCATCCTCAAGAAGTACAACTTCGACGGGATCGACATCGACATCGAGACCGGCCTGTCCGGCAGCGGCAACATCAACACCCTGTCCGCCTCCCAGGCCAACCTGATCCGCATCATCGACGGGGTGCTGGCCCAGATGCCCGCGGGCTTCGGCCTGACCATGGCGCCCGAGACCGCGTACGTCACGGGCGGAAGCGTCACCTACGGATCGATCTGGGGCTCCTACCTGCCGATCATCAAGAAGTACGCCGACAACGGGCGGCTGTGGTGGCTGAACATGCAGTACTACAACGGCAGCATGTACGGCTGCTCCGGCGACTCGTACCAGGCCGGCACCGTGCAGGGCTTCACCGCACAGACCACCTGCCTGAACAACGGCCTGGTCATCCAGGGCACCACCATCAAGGTGCCCTACGACAAGCAGGTGCCCGGCCTGCCGGCCCAACCCGGCGCGGGCGGTGGCCACATGACACCGAACCTGGTCGGCCAGTCGTGGAACGCCTTCGGCGGCTCGCTCAAGGGCCTCATGACCTGGTCGCTCAACTGGGACGGCTCGAAGGGCTGGAGCTTCGGCGACAACGTCAAGTCCCTCCAGGCCCGCTGA
- a CDS encoding 3'-5' exonuclease — MNGDEDAHLLNVVDVEATCWEGMPPAGEVSEIIEVGLTVVDLRAGRRLAKHRMLVRPARSRVSPFCTELTGLTQADVDRGMSFAEACRTLAAEHRAGLLPWASWGDYDRNQFTRQCRQAGTQYPFGRRHTNAKVAFTASYGLRRRPGMAQALRVAGLPLEGRHHRGDDDAWNIAALVLDLAGRGDWPGHEE; from the coding sequence ATGAACGGGGATGAGGACGCACACCTGCTGAACGTGGTCGATGTCGAAGCGACCTGCTGGGAGGGCATGCCACCGGCCGGAGAAGTCAGCGAGATCATCGAGGTCGGGCTCACTGTGGTCGACCTGCGCGCCGGACGGCGCCTCGCCAAGCACCGGATGCTGGTACGGCCGGCCCGCTCGCGCGTGAGCCCGTTCTGCACGGAACTGACCGGCCTGACGCAGGCCGACGTCGACCGAGGCATGTCCTTCGCCGAAGCGTGCCGGACGCTCGCGGCCGAGCACCGCGCCGGCCTGCTGCCCTGGGCCAGCTGGGGCGACTACGACCGCAACCAGTTCACCCGCCAGTGCCGGCAGGCGGGCACGCAGTACCCCTTCGGACGGCGTCACACCAACGCCAAGGTCGCGTTCACCGCCTCCTACGGACTGCGCCGGCGCCCCGGCATGGCCCAGGCCCTGCGTGTGGCCGGACTCCCACTGGAGGGCCGCCACCACCGCGGTGACGACGACGCGTGGAACATCGCCGCGCTGGTACTGGACCTGGCCGGACGCGGAGACTGGCCCGGCCACGAGGAATGA
- a CDS encoding ArsR/SmtB family transcription factor: protein MIRVHLTADDLARARIAHAPEPFAETVDSIRTLQRRDQQAAFEPWRSLVRSRFSFGTMGPLLDLVPPGSRPGERPDLLTTLRGTRSLDEALALLSDGQEDTAVDRTALDRLGAAFRAYHRIAIAPYWPRISAVQHAEIAIRRRVMAEQGVEALLGTLHRSVRWCAPVLEIAHPDCVDIRLEGQGLLLAPSFFLWPTVQVHVPRAPKCAPLQVKFPVSLDPLSFRTTVWGEKEAAGAALPSLLGRTRAAALQAIETGSLSTTELGRRLGVTPAAASQHAGVLRAAGLITTRRQGGCVHHNVTSLGTALVRGSRLLGGAPPVRGPSAVTRAG from the coding sequence GTGATACGGGTCCACCTGACGGCCGACGATCTGGCACGCGCGCGGATCGCCCACGCCCCGGAACCGTTCGCGGAGACCGTCGACAGCATCCGCACACTCCAACGACGCGACCAGCAGGCCGCCTTCGAGCCTTGGCGATCGCTCGTCCGGTCCCGGTTCTCCTTCGGCACGATGGGGCCACTCCTGGACCTCGTGCCGCCCGGCAGCAGGCCCGGCGAGCGCCCCGACCTCCTCACGACACTGCGCGGCACGCGGAGCCTCGACGAGGCACTCGCCCTCCTGTCCGACGGACAGGAGGACACCGCGGTCGACCGGACGGCTCTCGACCGCTTGGGCGCTGCGTTCCGCGCCTACCACCGCATCGCCATCGCGCCCTACTGGCCGAGGATTTCGGCCGTTCAGCACGCCGAGATCGCCATCCGCCGCAGGGTCATGGCGGAGCAGGGCGTCGAGGCGCTGCTGGGGACGCTGCACCGTTCCGTGCGGTGGTGCGCACCCGTCCTGGAAATCGCCCACCCCGACTGCGTCGACATCCGCCTGGAGGGCCAAGGCCTGCTCCTGGCCCCGTCCTTCTTCCTGTGGCCCACCGTCCAGGTCCACGTTCCCCGGGCGCCGAAGTGCGCGCCGCTCCAGGTGAAGTTCCCGGTGTCGCTCGATCCGCTCTCGTTCCGGACGACGGTGTGGGGTGAGAAGGAGGCCGCCGGTGCGGCCCTGCCGTCGCTGCTGGGCCGTACGCGCGCCGCTGCACTCCAGGCGATCGAGACGGGCAGCCTGTCCACCACCGAGCTCGGCCGCCGGCTCGGGGTCACGCCCGCCGCCGCGAGCCAGCACGCCGGCGTCCTGCGCGCGGCCGGTCTGATCACCACCCGTCGTCAGGGCGGCTGCGTCCACCACAACGTCACGTCACTGGGCACCGCACTGGTGCGTGGCTCCCGCCTCCTTGGCGGCGCCCCACCCGTCCGCGGCCCGTCCGCCGTGACCCGGGCAGGGTGA
- a CDS encoding class III lanthionine synthetase LanKC N-terminal domain-containing protein yields MRHEVHPYVDDLFGDPPVRWATRGEFSAVGAPLPAGWRGATRGAWVDRRPDGVELPHQGWKIHVSAYTDNAEHVLAVVTGYCFFHRVTFTFLRSPALLETQKPRYASRGAGGTFMTLYPVDEPALEQCLDSLDALLSGQPGPPVVNDLRWRSGPLYVRYGAFPEPEQHCRPETDEPLLGPRRTYGALRPDVRRAAFGVPDGATVPAVLAEALADRDTAGRRTARRLDPW; encoded by the coding sequence ATGCGTCATGAGGTGCATCCGTACGTCGACGACCTGTTCGGTGATCCGCCGGTACGGTGGGCGACGCGGGGCGAGTTCTCCGCTGTCGGTGCGCCCTTGCCCGCCGGCTGGCGGGGCGCCACCCGGGGCGCGTGGGTCGACCGGAGGCCGGACGGCGTCGAACTCCCCCACCAGGGCTGGAAGATCCACGTCTCCGCCTACACGGACAATGCCGAGCACGTACTGGCGGTCGTGACCGGCTACTGCTTCTTCCACCGCGTGACGTTCACGTTCTTACGCAGTCCGGCACTGCTGGAGACGCAGAAGCCGAGGTACGCCTCGCGCGGCGCCGGCGGCACGTTCATGACGCTCTACCCGGTCGACGAGCCGGCCCTCGAACAATGCCTCGACAGCCTGGACGCGCTGCTCTCCGGTCAGCCCGGACCCCCCGTCGTCAACGACCTCCGCTGGCGCAGCGGGCCCCTCTACGTGCGCTACGGCGCCTTCCCCGAGCCCGAGCAGCACTGCCGGCCGGAGACCGACGAACCGCTCCTCGGCCCGCGCCGGACGTACGGCGCCCTCCGTCCGGACGTACGGCGCGCCGCGTTCGGGGTGCCCGACGGAGCGACCGTACCGGCCGTCCTCGCCGAGGCCCTGGCCGACCGGGACACCGCAGGCCGACGGACCGCGCGCCGACTCGATCCCTGGTGA
- a CDS encoding SDR family NAD(P)-dependent oxidoreductase, producing MDINANGKTNTGAGAGGDSAVGRRSLLGGVTALGLGSVAFGGPAHAVGAQGRPRPKADRFRGKSVLITGATSGIGRAAANAFAREGAHVGFCGRRAELGRQVEREIRDAGGEATYIEADVRVDAQVRSFVDRVASRYGGIDVAFNNAGIGGGRLPHEMSVEEWDDIQATNARGVFLAIKYEIPHMLGAQHGVIICTSSSAAEQARPNGAAYTASKRAVQGIVKSAALAYGPKEIRINALLPGTTDTPFVRPQGIPDEGWTQYKRAWGPLNVDGLERMADAEEIARAVLGLASDDFPYMTGASITVDGGSTAGRRMVQPSGF from the coding sequence ATGGACATCAACGCGAACGGGAAGACGAACACGGGTGCCGGCGCCGGTGGGGACTCCGCCGTGGGGCGGCGGTCCCTCCTCGGCGGTGTGACCGCCCTGGGGCTGGGCAGCGTGGCCTTCGGCGGCCCCGCCCACGCGGTAGGCGCGCAGGGGAGGCCCCGCCCCAAGGCCGACCGCTTCCGGGGAAAGTCGGTGCTCATCACCGGCGCCACATCCGGTATCGGCAGGGCGGCGGCGAACGCATTCGCGAGGGAGGGGGCCCACGTCGGATTCTGCGGCAGACGAGCCGAGTTGGGGCGCCAGGTGGAACGGGAGATCCGGGACGCGGGTGGCGAAGCGACGTACATCGAGGCCGATGTCCGCGTGGACGCCCAAGTGCGCAGCTTCGTGGACCGGGTCGCGAGCCGCTACGGGGGCATCGACGTGGCGTTCAACAACGCCGGCATCGGTGGCGGCCGGCTGCCCCATGAGATGAGCGTCGAGGAGTGGGACGACATCCAGGCCACCAACGCCCGGGGAGTGTTCCTCGCGATCAAGTACGAGATTCCGCACATGCTCGGGGCGCAGCACGGCGTCATCATCTGCACCTCGTCGTCGGCGGCCGAACAGGCGCGGCCGAACGGCGCCGCGTACACCGCGAGCAAGCGGGCGGTGCAGGGCATCGTGAAGTCCGCGGCGCTCGCGTACGGGCCCAAGGAGATCAGGATCAACGCCCTGCTGCCCGGCACCACCGACACCCCCTTCGTCCGCCCGCAGGGCATCCCGGACGAGGGGTGGACGCAGTACAAGCGGGCGTGGGGGCCGCTCAACGTCGACGGCCTGGAACGGATGGCCGATGCCGAGGAGATCGCGCGCGCCGTGCTGGGGCTCGCGTCCGACGACTTCCCCTATATGACGGGTGCGTCGATCACCGTGGACGGCGGCAGCACCGCGGGCCGGAGAATGGTGCAGCCGAGCGGTTTCTGA